A single window of Eucalyptus grandis isolate ANBG69807.140 chromosome 1, ASM1654582v1, whole genome shotgun sequence DNA harbors:
- the LOC104431643 gene encoding CBL-interacting protein kinase 2, with the protein MENGGGVLMDRYELGRLLGQGAFAKVYQARNISTGMEVAIKMINKEYVLKVGMRDQIKREIQVMKLIRHPHVVELYEVMATKTKIYLVMEFAKGGELFNKVAKGKLKEDVARRYFRQLIAAVDYCHSRGVFHRDLKPENLLLDENGNLKVSDFGLSALAESKHEDGLLHTTCGTEAYVAPEVIHRRGYNGSKADIWSCGVILYVLLAGRLPFFDSNRVQMLLKIVKGEVKFPEWFARDVCRLLLKILDPNPNTRISMTKIMESSWFRKGLDSRNICIVREVKEPPPLDADELFGPDEGENSITESKQEPSRLSNLNAFDIISYSPVLDLSGLFVGVDQRKEVRFMVNKPASTIISKLEDIAKRLRLKVTKKDAGLMKFEGMKAGRKGVLGFDAEIFEIIQAFHWVEMKKSSGDTMEYQKVLKEEIRPALQDVVLTWQGG; encoded by the coding sequence ATGGAGAACGGAGGGGGTGTTCTGATGGACCGATATGAATTGGGAAGATTACTTGGGCAAGGGGCGTTTGCCAAGGTTTATCAGGCGAGGAATATCAGCACGGGTATGGAGGTTGCCATCAAGATGATCAACAAAGAGTATGTTTTGAAAGTTGGAATGCGGGATCAGATTAAGAGAGAGATTCAAGTCATGAAACTAATTAGGCACCCGCATGTGGTGGAGCTTTACGAAGTCATGGCCACCAAGACCAAGATTTACTTAGTCATGGAATTTGCTAAAGGCGGTGAGCTATTCAACAAGGTAGCCAAAGGAAAATTGAAGGAGGACGTCGCACGGAGATACTTTCGACAGCTGATTGCTGCTGTTGATTACTGTCACAGCCGGGGTGTTTTTCACCGTGActtgaaaccagagaatctgCTCTTAGATGAGAATGGGAATTTGAAGGTTTCCGATTTTGGGTTGAGCGCCCTTGCTGAATCAAAGCATGAAGATGGGTTGCTCCACACAACTTGCGGGACCGAAGCTTATGTTGCTCCAGAAGTGATCCATCGAAGGGGTTATAATGGATCCAAAGCTGATATTTGGTCATGTGGCGTGATCTTGTATGTTCTATTAGCTGGTCGCCTTCCCTTTTTTGACTCTAATCGCGTGCAGATGCTCCTAAAGATTGTAAAGGGAGAAGTCAAATTTCCAGAGTGGTTTGCCCGGGATGTGTGTCGACTCCTTTTGAAGATCTTAGATCCAAACCCAAACACAAGAATTTCAATGACCAAGATTATGGAGAGTTCTTGGTTCCGGAAAGGTCTAGACTCCAGAAATATATGTATCGTAAGAGAAGTGAAAGAACCGCCGCCTCTTGATGCGGATGAATTATTTGGCCCTGATGAGGGTGAAAATTCCATTACAGAGTCAAAGCAGGAACCTTCGAGGCTTAGCAACTTGAATGCTTTTGATATCATATCATATTCTCCAGTATTGGACTTGTCTGGATTGTTTGTGGGAGTGGATCAAAGAAAGGAAGTTCGGTTCATGGTGAATAAACCTGCTTCTACTATAATCTCTAAGCTTGAGGATATAGCCAAGCGCCTGAGGCTGAAGGTTACGAAGAAGGATGCCGGACTGATGAAATTCGAAGGCATGAAGGCTGGAAGAAAGGGTGTCCTCGGTTTCGATGCAGAAATCTTTGAGATTATTCAGGCTTTTCATTGGGTGGAGATGAAGAAGTCAAGTGGGGACACAATGGAGTATCAGAAGGTACTGAAAGAGGAAATAAGACCAGCTCTTCAGGACGTTGTCTTGACCTGGCAAGGGGGGTGA